The Candidatus Bathyarchaeota archaeon nucleotide sequence CGCTGGTCCGAACATTTCTTCAGCTATTTTCTTGACTATAACGTGGTCGATATGCTTCCCAATTCCAAAAGGAACTACAAACTTACCATAGTTTCTGAATTGCCTAAGAGCTAGTCTCAATTCAGTTAAGACTTGAAAGTCTTCTGGTGAGATGACCCCAGAAAATAAACTTTGGATATCCTGATAGATCGGTTTTCCTTCGTTGCAGCGAAACGCCCCATCAACAAAATCAAGATGATTCCATAATATGTCTAGGTGGCTCATCGCTTTCATATCTTCTGAGATTCTTACTTGTTCAAGTTCAGCTATTGACTTGCAACCTGAAATTTCGATATATTCCCTGGCTATTTGTGAAACAAACCTAGTTTGAAAAATTGTGAAGATACTAATGACCCTGACTTGAATGCTTCCTTTCTTCCACTCCAAAATGTGGTCACAACAATTTAGCACCGCATCATCCATATGAGGTGAGAGTACGATGATCTCATTCTTTAAGCTCAATAGGTTCTTCCTTCCAAATGGAATTTCTTGCCCAGAATGTTAATATCTCTTATTGCGAGATTAGAGAGCATTTTGAACTTTTAAGTTTCCCTGTACTATCCATCTCAGCTCGCTGGAATATCTTCGAATTAAAAATAAAATAGATGCAAAAATATAATAAAGGAAAGGGAGATTTAACAACAGCATCCACTCCAGGGTCTTCTAATTGGTTCATAAAAAGAAAATTACGATTCTTAGAAGAGTTTTTCGGTACTCGATGAATTCATCGATGGTTAGGATTCTAAGAAAATCTACTTTTTTTTGGGTAATTCAAGGGATAATAACCACTCTAGGTATCAGAAATCAAGTTTTGAAATATTATTTTATTATTTTTAACTTTCTAAATAACTTAGCGCGTGCGGACGGGGAGGCACAAATCCCTTGGGCACCACATGATGTCGAAAGGTGGCAAAGTGAACAACCGCTCCTCAGTGTCATAATTCTGTGCCATGACTATGTAAGATATATTGACGAAACTCTGTTGAGCATAGGAAAGCAGACTTGGCAGGACATCGAAATCATCGTCGTAGTTTATGGCTTGAGTAACATTTCAACTATAAATACG carries:
- a CDS encoding PIG-L family deacetylase, with the protein product MSLKNEIIVLSPHMDDAVLNCCDHILEWKKGSIQVRVISIFTIFQTRFVSQIAREYIEISGCKSIAELEQVRISEDMKAMSHLDILWNHLDFVDGAFRCNEGKPIYQDIQSLFSGVISPEDFQVLTELRLALRQFRNYGKFVVPFGIGKHIDHVIVKKIAEEMFGPANLYYYVDFPYALSPRAWTPKNAIKVLRSKKTIKWITRRKRELLKIYSSQIESLFDRIDSYPEIILHPE